Within the Anaerolineae bacterium genome, the region CCCGCACCCTGGTGGGTCTGAGCGTTGCGGTAGGATTAGGCAGCGTGGCCGAAAACCTCTACCTCATTCTCTTTTCCGTGCTGGCCCTGGCGGGCCTGATGGTGGTCTCGGGCCTGGTGCTGGGCTACACCGCCCTGACCCGCGGGATGGGCCGAAACCCCTCCTGAACCATGAGGCAACCCCTATGGATGCATCGTACCCCCTGTTTCAAGTGCTGACCTGGGAAGGCATTCCCTGGGCCCAGGTGGACGAAACGGCCCAGATTTTGCTGGCCGCCCCCCAGGATTGTGTCACCCTCACTTTGCACACCTTGCCCCTGGCCTCCCAGGGCGAATGGCCGCCCGCCTTCCCCGCCCAAGGCGGCCCGGCGGAGGTCACCCTGCAGGACGGCAGTCTCTGGCTGGTGTGGGCGCTGGAAGACGGTTCGTTTCTCGTGGTGCCTAAAGCCTACTGGTCGCGGCGGCTGGAAGAAGAACGGGGCCGCGTGCCCAGGTTCATTTCGGTGGTCACCCACGAGTTGCGCCTGCCCCTGACCTCCATCAAGGGCTACACCGACCTGCTCCTCAAGGGCCTGGGCGGGGAAGTCTCCCCTCAACAGGCCCAATTCCTGGAAGTCATTCGCAACAGTGTCCAGCGGATGGTCACCCTGCTCGACCGCCTTTCGGACATGGGCAAACTGGAGTCCGGCCGTCTGCTGGTGAAGCGCATGCCGCTGTCGGTCAAAGAAGCCCTCGAACCTGTGGTGCTGAAATATCGCCCACTGTGCGAAGCCAAGGGACAAACCTTCCGCTGGCAGGTGCCTGAGGGCCTCCCCCCGGCCCAGGGCGACCCCCACCGGCTGCCGCAGGTCGTCGAAGCGCTGGTGGACAACGCCCACCGGTACACGCCCCAGGGAGGGCACATCACCCTGGGGGTACGCGCCGAAGGCCCGGAGATCCGGATTTGGGTAACGGACACGGGGATCGGCATTCGCCCTGAGGATCAGGCCCGCCTCTTCGAACCCTTCTTCCGCTCCGAAGAGGAAGCGGTGCGCGACCAGCGCGGTTGGGGGCTCTCGCTACATGTGGCCGGCTTGTTGGTTGAGCGCATGGGCGGGCGCATTGAAGTGGAAACGGCTCCCGGCCAGGGCAGCACCTTCACCGTGCATCTCCCCCGCGCCCAGGAGCAACTTGACGAAAAACCTTGACGCCCCCTCTGGGGCATGATACCCTTGTGGGGCATCGTTGACACCAGTCAACGCAAAGTAAGGGCAAGCCGAACCCTCTCAGTGGGTGGCAAGCGTCGCCCGTTGAGAGGGTTCGGTCCCTTAAAAACCCAAGTTCACTTTTTTAGAAGGAGTAAGTTGAGCATGTCTGAGCGTTATGTAGGTACCGTCAAATGGTTCAATGCCACCAAGGGCTTCGGCTTCATCGGCCGCGAGGATGGCGAG harbors:
- a CDS encoding HAMP domain-containing histidine kinase, producing MDASYPLFQVLTWEGIPWAQVDETAQILLAAPQDCVTLTLHTLPLASQGEWPPAFPAQGGPAEVTLQDGSLWLVWALEDGSFLVVPKAYWSRRLEEERGRVPRFISVVTHELRLPLTSIKGYTDLLLKGLGGEVSPQQAQFLEVIRNSVQRMVTLLDRLSDMGKLESGRLLVKRMPLSVKEALEPVVLKYRPLCEAKGQTFRWQVPEGLPPAQGDPHRLPQVVEALVDNAHRYTPQGGHITLGVRAEGPEIRIWVTDTGIGIRPEDQARLFEPFFRSEEEAVRDQRGWGLSLHVAGLLVERMGGRIEVETAPGQGSTFTVHLPRAQEQLDEKP